Proteins encoded within one genomic window of Bacillus thuringiensis:
- a CDS encoding L-lactate permease, translating to MSTWTQIYDPLNNIWLSALIAALPIFCFIICLVGFKMKGYMAGLYSVIVAIILAIFVYKMPTTAAVASAGFGVLSGFYPICTIVIAAIFLYKLTVKTEQFNVIRDSISSITNDQRLQVLLIAYSFGAFLEGAAGFGVPVAITAALLVGMGFNPLKAAGICLVANIAGGAMGAMGIPVTVPAQLTGIDALTVGRQAVYILPFISIVLPFLLVSMVDGFKGIKETWQGILVSGVSFAITQFVVTYFLGAELTNIFAAVVSMVALALFLRVWQPKSSAKEEKQEEKESHTFNQILYAWSPFVFLTAFVTIFNLKPIKALFAPDGPLANLVFNIQFPGLHNQVIKTAPITKADTPFAAVFKFDVFSSTTTAIVLAIIVSLIVYRVNGKMIKELMIETIKELKVPVYTICSVIALAYVENYSGMSSTLGLAFSSTGNAFPILSPILGWIGVFITGSVVSSGSLFAPLQAVTADQLNIVPSTLVSLNVVGGTIAKMVSPQSVAVACAAVGLVGKESVLFKTVMKYSLIFLAIISLLQLNAVFNIF from the coding sequence ATGAGTACTTGGACACAAATTTATGACCCATTAAACAATATTTGGTTATCTGCTCTAATCGCAGCACTTCCAATTTTTTGCTTCATTATTTGTTTAGTGGGATTCAAAATGAAAGGTTACATGGCTGGTCTTTACAGTGTAATTGTTGCTATTATTCTTGCTATATTTGTTTATAAAATGCCTACAACTGCAGCAGTAGCATCTGCCGGATTTGGTGTTTTATCTGGATTTTATCCAATTTGTACTATCGTTATCGCAGCTATCTTCCTTTACAAATTAACTGTTAAAACAGAACAATTCAATGTCATTCGTGATAGTATTTCAAGTATTACAAATGATCAACGTTTACAAGTATTATTAATCGCTTATTCTTTCGGCGCTTTCTTAGAAGGCGCAGCTGGTTTCGGTGTTCCGGTTGCTATTACAGCTGCATTACTTGTAGGTATGGGCTTTAATCCATTAAAAGCAGCGGGTATTTGCTTAGTAGCTAATATCGCTGGTGGTGCTATGGGGGCTATGGGTATTCCAGTTACAGTACCTGCACAATTAACTGGAATAGATGCATTAACTGTCGGTCGTCAAGCAGTTTACATTTTGCCATTCATTAGCATTGTTTTACCGTTCTTACTTGTTTCAATGGTAGATGGATTTAAAGGCATTAAAGAAACTTGGCAAGGTATTCTTGTAAGTGGTGTTTCTTTCGCAATTACTCAGTTCGTTGTAACTTACTTCTTAGGTGCAGAACTTACTAATATTTTCGCAGCAGTCGTAAGTATGGTCGCTCTTGCATTATTCTTACGTGTTTGGCAACCAAAATCTTCTGCTAAAGAAGAAAAACAAGAAGAAAAAGAATCTCATACATTCAATCAAATTTTATATGCTTGGTCTCCATTCGTATTCTTAACTGCATTTGTAACAATCTTTAATTTAAAACCAATTAAAGCTTTATTTGCTCCGGATGGTCCATTAGCAAACTTAGTATTTAACATTCAATTCCCTGGTCTTCATAATCAAGTTATTAAAACTGCACCAATCACAAAAGCTGATACACCTTTCGCAGCTGTTTTCAAATTTGATGTATTCTCATCTACAACTACTGCGATTGTATTAGCAATTATCGTTTCACTTATCGTCTACCGTGTAAACGGCAAAATGATTAAAGAATTAATGATTGAAACAATAAAAGAATTAAAGGTTCCAGTATATACAATTTGTAGCGTTATCGCTTTAGCTTACGTAGAGAACTACTCTGGTATGTCATCTACACTTGGACTTGCATTCTCTTCTACTGGAAATGCATTCCCTATTCTTTCTCCAATCTTAGGATGGATTGGCGTATTCATTACTGGTTCAGTAGTATCTAGTGGTTCACTATTCGCACCACTTCAAGCAGTAACTGCCGATCAATTAAACATCGTACCATCTACTCTCGTTTCATTAAACGTAGTTGGTGGCACAATAGCAAAAATGGTTTCACCACAATCTGTAGCAGTTGCTTGTGCGGCAGTTGGACTAGTTGGTAAAGAATCGGTTCTATTTAAAACAGTGATGAAATATAGTTTAATCTTCTTAGCTATTATTAGCTTACTTCAATTAAATGCTGTATTTAATATCTTTTAA
- the aspA gene encoding aspartate ammonia-lyase — translation MIATKDIRIEKDFLGEKEVPSVAYYGVQTLRAVENFPITGYRIHPSLITAMAIVKKAAALANIDTGYLAKDIGHEIAEAAQEIVDGKFHDQFIVDPIQGGAGTSINMNTNEVIANRALERMGHEKGEYAKISPNTHVNMAQSTNDAFPTGIHIATLMMLEELLITMEELHSAFRAKAKEFDHVIKMGRTHLQDAVPIRLGQEFEAYSRVLARDIKRIKQSRQHLYEVNMGATAVGTGLNANPTYIEQVVKHLRTFSGFPLVGAEHLVDATQNTDAYTEVSAALKVCMMNMSKIANDLRIMASGPRVGLAEIQLPARQPGSSIMPGKVNPVMAEVINQVAFQVIGNDHTICLASEAGQLELNVMEPVLVFNLIQSISIMNNGFRVFREYCIKGITANEELLKQYVEKSVGIITAVNPHIGYEAASRIAREAIETGKSVRELCLEHGVLTEGELDIILDPFEMTHPEIAGASLLKNKKM, via the coding sequence ATGATAGCAACGAAGGATATACGTATAGAAAAAGATTTTTTAGGTGAAAAAGAAGTACCAAGTGTAGCTTATTACGGTGTACAAACATTACGTGCTGTAGAGAACTTCCCAATCACAGGATATCGTATTCATCCGTCACTTATTACGGCAATGGCAATTGTGAAAAAAGCGGCGGCACTTGCAAATATAGATACTGGTTACTTAGCGAAGGACATTGGACATGAAATTGCGGAGGCAGCGCAAGAAATTGTTGATGGAAAATTTCATGATCAATTTATTGTAGATCCAATCCAAGGCGGTGCTGGAACTTCTATTAATATGAATACAAATGAAGTAATCGCTAATCGAGCGTTAGAACGTATGGGGCATGAAAAAGGCGAGTATGCGAAAATTAGCCCAAACACGCATGTGAACATGGCTCAATCAACGAATGATGCATTTCCAACAGGAATTCATATCGCAACTCTTATGATGTTAGAAGAACTTCTTATTACAATGGAAGAACTTCATTCTGCTTTCCGTGCAAAAGCAAAAGAGTTCGATCACGTCATTAAAATGGGACGTACACATTTACAAGATGCTGTGCCGATTCGTCTTGGTCAAGAATTTGAAGCGTATAGCCGAGTGCTTGCGCGTGATATAAAAAGAATCAAACAGTCTCGCCAACATTTATATGAAGTAAATATGGGGGCGACAGCTGTTGGTACGGGATTAAATGCAAACCCTACCTACATTGAACAAGTGGTTAAACACTTGCGAACATTTAGCGGATTCCCACTTGTTGGTGCAGAGCATTTAGTTGATGCAACGCAAAATACAGATGCATACACAGAAGTATCTGCAGCATTAAAAGTGTGTATGATGAATATGTCTAAAATTGCGAATGACCTTCGTATTATGGCATCTGGTCCACGTGTTGGATTAGCAGAAATTCAATTACCAGCTCGTCAACCAGGTTCATCTATTATGCCGGGGAAAGTAAATCCTGTTATGGCAGAAGTAATTAATCAAGTTGCTTTCCAAGTAATTGGTAATGATCATACAATTTGCTTAGCGTCAGAAGCAGGACAATTAGAGTTAAACGTAATGGAGCCTGTGCTCGTATTTAATTTAATTCAATCTATTAGTATTATGAATAACGGATTCCGTGTATTCCGTGAATATTGTATTAAAGGGATTACAGCAAATGAAGAATTGCTGAAACAATATGTTGAGAAAAGTGTTGGAATTATTACAGCAGTTAACCCTCATATTGGTTATGAAGCAGCGTCGCGTATTGCACGTGAAGCGATTGAAACAGGAAAATCTGTTAGGGAGCTATGTTTAGAGCATGGTGTACTAACAGAAGGAGAATTGGATATTATTTTAGATCCATTCGAAATGACGCATCCTGAAATTGCTGGAGCTTCTTTACTAAAGAATAAGAAGATGTAA
- a CDS encoding ArsR/SmtB family transcription factor — protein MSQNQFECRISEEDVQMLRALAHPLRLRLVMELMQRGTCNVTQLQEVLEIPQSTVSQHLTKLKQNKVVRFERRGLEVYYQIHNDKVSEVVKTLFS, from the coding sequence ATGAGCCAAAATCAATTCGAATGTCGTATTTCAGAAGAAGATGTACAAATGCTAAGAGCGTTGGCGCATCCATTGCGTCTACGTCTAGTAATGGAACTAATGCAACGTGGAACTTGTAATGTAACACAATTACAGGAAGTGTTAGAAATTCCGCAATCAACAGTTTCGCAACATTTAACGAAATTAAAACAAAATAAAGTAGTGCGCTTTGAAAGACGAGGATTAGAAGTGTATTATCAAATTCATAATGATAAAGTAAGTGAAGTAGTGAAAACATTATTTTCTTAA
- a CDS encoding peptide MFS transporter has product MDAALKLEKAGEQQSPKKHPPGLYLLFLTEMWERFSYYGMRGLLVLYLTTAAVSGGLGFDKAFAVQLYGTFTAAVYFMPIIGGWLTDHYITRRHAITLGGIIMAIGNFVLFSMNTKTGLFLGLVLLVIGNGFFKPNISTLLGELYNENDSRRDSAFTIFYMGINVGAFFAPLICGFLAEDFFKTSVDGVMVMGYKYGFLAACIGMIIGQIVFNLLAPRYLGTAGTTVVGKKTKNQPAIEKKPLTKQEKNRTWAIVILTCFVVFFWAGFEQAGSSLTLYTDKFVDRTIFGWEVPTSWFQSVNPAFIVLLAPFVSMLWLKLSKSKRGDLKIPTKMAFGMILLGIGYLVLTLAVLKTGSSEADITVKANLLFIVITYMFHTIGELFLSPIGLSMVSAIAPVKLASLLMGVWLAGSGMANWLAGKLASFTQSLGYLEVFASIGIIVIVLGFVLLLCSKKVASMME; this is encoded by the coding sequence ATGGATGCAGCTTTAAAATTAGAAAAAGCTGGAGAACAACAATCACCAAAAAAACATCCACCAGGATTATATTTGTTGTTCTTAACAGAAATGTGGGAAAGATTTAGTTATTATGGAATGCGTGGCCTTTTAGTTCTTTATTTAACAACAGCTGCCGTTAGTGGCGGATTAGGATTTGATAAGGCATTCGCAGTGCAATTATATGGTACTTTTACAGCGGCAGTATATTTCATGCCAATTATAGGCGGATGGCTAACTGATCATTATATTACGAGACGTCATGCCATTACTCTCGGCGGAATTATTATGGCGATTGGTAACTTTGTACTATTCTCCATGAATACAAAAACAGGACTATTCCTTGGATTAGTACTATTAGTTATTGGTAATGGATTCTTCAAACCAAATATTTCTACACTGTTAGGTGAATTGTATAACGAAAATGATTCACGTCGTGACAGTGCGTTTACTATCTTCTATATGGGTATTAACGTAGGTGCTTTCTTCGCTCCACTTATTTGTGGATTTTTAGCAGAAGATTTCTTTAAAACAAGCGTTGATGGCGTTATGGTTATGGGATATAAATACGGATTCTTAGCAGCTTGTATCGGTATGATTATTGGACAAATTGTTTTCAACTTATTAGCCCCTCGCTACCTTGGTACAGCAGGAACAACAGTTGTTGGTAAAAAAACAAAAAATCAACCTGCAATCGAAAAGAAACCTTTAACAAAACAAGAAAAAAATCGCACTTGGGCAATTGTAATTTTAACTTGTTTCGTAGTATTCTTCTGGGCAGGCTTTGAACAAGCTGGTAGTTCTTTAACACTTTATACAGATAAATTTGTTGATCGTACAATTTTTGGATGGGAAGTTCCAACATCTTGGTTCCAATCCGTTAATCCAGCGTTCATCGTACTACTTGCACCATTCGTATCTATGCTATGGTTAAAACTTTCTAAATCAAAGCGTGGCGATTTAAAAATACCAACAAAAATGGCATTTGGTATGATTTTACTAGGTATAGGTTACCTTGTTTTAACATTAGCGGTTCTAAAAACTGGAAGTAGCGAAGCTGATATAACTGTTAAAGCAAACTTATTATTCATCGTTATCACTTATATGTTCCATACAATTGGCGAACTATTCTTATCACCAATCGGTCTATCAATGGTAAGTGCAATTGCACCTGTTAAATTAGCATCATTACTAATGGGTGTATGGTTAGCTGGTTCAGGTATGGCTAACTGGTTAGCTGGTAAACTTGCTTCCTTTACACAATCATTAGGCTATCTTGAAGTATTTGCAAGTATCGGTATTATCGTTATCGTCCTAGGATTTGTACTTCTTCTCTGCTCTAAAAAAGTTGCAAGTATGATGGAATAA
- a CDS encoding hemolysin family protein encodes MDILKLLMVVILIALTGFFVAVEFAIIKVRSSRIDQLVSEKRRGALAAKKVTSNLDEYLSACQLGITITALGLGWLGEPTIKHLLEPLFLKLHLSPAIASTVSFIIAFAVITFLHVVIGELAPKTFAIQRAEQVSLLLSKPLIYFYRVMYPFIWALNGSARLVTGLFGLHPASEHEVAHSEEELRLILSESYESGEINQREFKYVNNIFEFDNRVAKEIMVPRTEVVGLYEDESFETHIKIIAQEKYTRYPVFGEDKDEIIGMVNVKDLFIRYMDGNRDEECSIMPYTRPVIEVLENIPIHDLLLQMQRKHIPLAVLYDEYGGTAGIVTLEDILEEIVGEIRDEYDEDEHPPIEHISEGCKIVEGKVLISEVNDLFGIHLIADDVDTIGGWIMVQRQIVAEGDIIEKHGFSFKVLEKDMHQIKRVEIKKVEE; translated from the coding sequence GTGGATATTTTAAAATTACTGATGGTAGTTATCCTTATTGCATTAACAGGTTTTTTTGTAGCTGTTGAGTTCGCGATTATTAAGGTGCGTAGCAGTCGTATTGATCAACTCGTTAGTGAAAAGCGACGAGGAGCATTGGCAGCTAAAAAAGTAACCTCGAATTTAGATGAGTATTTATCAGCATGTCAGCTAGGTATTACAATTACTGCTTTAGGGCTTGGGTGGTTAGGTGAGCCGACTATAAAACATTTACTCGAGCCGTTGTTTTTAAAACTACATTTATCTCCCGCAATTGCAAGTACAGTTTCGTTTATTATTGCATTTGCAGTTATTACGTTCTTACATGTTGTCATTGGTGAACTTGCTCCGAAGACGTTTGCTATACAAAGAGCGGAACAAGTCAGCTTATTATTATCGAAGCCACTTATTTACTTTTATCGAGTAATGTATCCGTTTATTTGGGCTTTAAATGGTTCTGCAAGGCTTGTAACAGGATTATTCGGCTTACATCCGGCTTCTGAACATGAAGTAGCTCATTCGGAGGAAGAATTACGATTAATCCTATCAGAGAGTTATGAGAGCGGAGAGATTAATCAAAGGGAATTTAAATATGTAAATAATATTTTTGAATTTGATAATAGAGTCGCAAAGGAAATTATGGTACCTCGTACGGAAGTTGTAGGTTTATATGAGGATGAATCATTTGAAACACATATTAAAATAATCGCACAAGAAAAATATACGAGGTATCCTGTATTTGGTGAAGATAAAGATGAAATCATTGGAATGGTTAATGTAAAGGATTTATTTATTCGTTATATGGATGGTAATCGGGACGAGGAGTGCTCGATTATGCCATATACAAGGCCAGTTATTGAAGTGCTAGAAAATATTCCAATTCATGATCTACTATTACAAATGCAAAGAAAACACATTCCATTAGCTGTGTTGTATGATGAATATGGAGGTACAGCTGGGATTGTTACATTGGAAGATATTTTAGAAGAAATTGTTGGAGAAATTCGAGATGAATATGATGAAGATGAACACCCGCCTATAGAGCATATAAGTGAAGGGTGTAAAATTGTAGAAGGAAAAGTGCTTATTAGTGAAGTGAATGATTTATTTGGCATTCACTTAATCGCTGATGATGTAGATACAATTGGTGGCTGGATTATGGTACAAAGGCAAATCGTTGCTGAAGGAGATATTATTGAAAAACACGGCTTTTCTTTTAAAGTTCTGGAAAAAGATATGCATCAAATTAAACGGGTGGAAATAAAGAAGGTAGAAGAATGA
- a CDS encoding NupC/NupG family nucleoside CNT transporter: MKFITFFVGLIVVFFLAYIASNNKKHIKFKPIFIMLIIQLILTYLLLNTEIGLILIRVISNLFTKLLEYAADGINFVFGGLANKGEMSFFLTVLLPIVFISVLIGILQHFKILPFFIHWIGYFLSKINGLGKLESYNAIASAIVGQSEVFITVKKQLAQIPKHRLYTLCASAMSTVSMSIVGAYMTMIEPKYVVTALVLNLFSGFIIVLIINPYDVKDEEDILEIKGEKQSFFEMLGEYILDGFRVAIVVGAMLIGFVALMSCINDLFLIIFGITFQQLIGYVFAPIAFLIGVPSSEIVAAGSIMATKLVTNEFVAMMDLSKISNSLSPRTIGIISVFLVSFANFSSIGIISGAVKGLNEEQGNVVARFGLKLLYGATLVSILSAIIVSIML; encoded by the coding sequence ATGAAATTTATTACTTTTTTCGTGGGACTTATCGTTGTTTTCTTCCTTGCTTATATCGCTAGTAACAATAAGAAACATATTAAATTCAAACCAATTTTCATCATGCTTATTATCCAGTTGATTTTAACCTATTTATTATTAAATACAGAAATCGGTCTCATACTTATTCGAGTCATTTCCAATCTGTTCACAAAGTTACTCGAATATGCTGCTGATGGTATAAACTTCGTATTTGGCGGTCTTGCGAATAAAGGTGAAATGTCATTTTTCCTTACTGTTTTATTACCAATCGTCTTCATTTCCGTCTTAATTGGTATACTACAACATTTCAAAATACTACCATTTTTTATTCATTGGATCGGTTACTTCCTTAGCAAAATAAATGGTCTTGGGAAGTTAGAATCTTATAACGCTATCGCGTCTGCCATTGTCGGCCAATCAGAAGTTTTTATTACGGTAAAAAAACAATTAGCTCAAATCCCAAAACACCGTCTTTATACACTTTGCGCATCTGCCATGTCAACCGTATCTATGTCTATCGTAGGTGCCTATATGACAATGATTGAACCTAAATATGTAGTAACCGCACTCGTTCTCAATTTATTTAGTGGATTCATTATCGTACTCATCATTAACCCTTACGATGTGAAAGATGAAGAAGATATTTTAGAAATTAAAGGCGAAAAGCAAAGCTTTTTTGAAATGCTTGGAGAATACATTCTAGATGGCTTTCGCGTAGCTATCGTTGTTGGCGCTATGCTTATTGGATTTGTCGCATTAATGAGCTGCATTAATGATCTATTCCTCATTATATTCGGCATTACTTTCCAGCAATTAATCGGCTACGTCTTTGCACCAATTGCGTTTCTTATCGGTGTACCAAGTTCTGAAATTGTCGCAGCTGGTAGCATTATGGCAACAAAGCTTGTAACAAATGAATTTGTAGCGATGATGGACCTTAGTAAAATTTCTAATAGCCTTTCTCCCCGTACCATTGGTATTATTTCTGTTTTCCTCGTTTCTTTTGCCAACTTTTCTTCTATCGGTATTATTTCAGGAGCGGTAAAAGGATTAAACGAAGAACAAGGAAACGTTGTTGCCAGATTTGGTCTTAAATTACTATATGGAGCTACTCTCGTTAGCATTTTATCGGCAATTATCGTAAGCATTATGTTGTAA
- a CDS encoding VOC family protein: MNISRVHHVAIICSNYKVSKDFYTRILGFKVINEVYRKERDSYKLDLCVGQEYQIELFSFPSPPNRPSFPEAAGLRHLAFAVTNIGEAVQHLSQCGVETEAIRIDEITGKKFVFFKDPDGLPLELYEV; this comes from the coding sequence ATGAATATAAGTAGAGTGCATCACGTTGCAATTATTTGTTCGAATTATAAAGTGTCAAAGGATTTTTATACTAGGATATTAGGTTTTAAAGTGATAAATGAAGTATATAGAAAGGAACGAGATTCTTATAAGTTAGATTTATGTGTAGGACAAGAGTATCAAATTGAATTATTTTCATTTCCAAGCCCTCCTAATCGCCCAAGTTTTCCAGAAGCGGCTGGACTTAGACATTTAGCATTTGCTGTTACAAATATAGGAGAGGCTGTACAACATTTAAGTCAATGTGGTGTTGAAACTGAGGCAATACGTATTGATGAGATAACCGGAAAAAAATTCGTCTTTTTCAAAGACCCCGACGGTCTACCTCTAGAATTGTATGAGGTTTGA
- a CDS encoding acid-soluble spore protein H: MDVKRVKQILSSSSRVDVTYEGVPVWIESCDEQSGVAQVYDVSNPGESVHVNVTALEEK; encoded by the coding sequence ATGGATGTAAAACGTGTGAAACAAATCTTATCTTCTTCAAGTAGAGTTGACGTTACATATGAGGGCGTACCAGTATGGATTGAGAGCTGTGACGAGCAGAGTGGAGTTGCTCAAGTGTATGATGTATCTAATCCTGGAGAAAGCGTTCACGTGAACGTGACGGCTTTAGAGGAGAAGTAA